The Aythya fuligula isolate bAytFul2 chromosome 2, bAytFul2.pri, whole genome shotgun sequence genome contains a region encoding:
- the LOC116486661 gene encoding feather keratin 1-like, with translation MSCYDICRPCGPTPLANSCNEPCVRQCEDSRVVIQPPAVLVTLPGPILSSFPQNTAVGSSASAAVGSNLSAQGVPVSSGGFGGFGLGGFGFGGLGCFSGGRACYPC, from the coding sequence atgtcctgctacgaTATCTGCCGCCCCTGCGGACCCACCCCGCTGGCtaacagctgcaacgagccctgtgtcaggcagtgcgAGGACTCCCGCGTCGTCATCCAGCCTCCTGCCGTGCTGGTCACCCTGCCAggacccatcctcagctccttcccccagaacaccgCCGTTGGATCCTCCGCATCAGCTGCCGTGGGCAGCAACCTCAGCGCCCAGGGAGTGCCCGTCTCCTCCGGCGGCTTTGGAGGCTTTGGCCTTGGAGGCTTTGGCTTCGGAGGCCTGGGCTGCTTCTCTGGCGGAAGAGCCTGCTACCCCTGCTAA
- the LOC116485679 gene encoding uncharacterized protein LOC116485679, giving the protein MGVEFRLTLLVTATNTTHFSCKPNPPQPNGDRPCYSAAMPGPRIHEVLTAADLRTMHVSNCLLQGPNPAHSRTSIKAGPVPRTLTHSSQRLLPCEQQGTLHNTDMSCYDICRPCGPTPLANSCNEPCVRQCEDSRVVIQPPAVLVTLPGPILSSFPQNTAVGSSASAAVGSNLSAQGVPISSGGFGGFGLGGFGFGGLGCINGGRACYPC; this is encoded by the exons ATGGGAGTGGAGTTCAGGCTCACCTTGTTGGTCACAG CAACCAACACTACTCACTTCAGCTGCAAGCCAAATCCACCTCAGCCGAATGGGGACAGGCCTTGCTACTCGGCAGCCATGCCAGGACCACGCATCCATGAGGTGCTCACAGCTGCGGACCTGCGCACCATGCATGTCTCcaactgcctgctgcagggtcCAAACCCTGC GCACTCAAGGACCAGCATAAAAGCCGGCCCTGTGCCTCGAACCCTCACACACTCCTCCCAACGCCTTCTTCCCTGCGAACAACAAG GCACCCTCCACAAcacagacatgtcctgctacgaCATCTGCCGCCCCTGCGGACCCACCCCGCTGGCtaacagctgcaacgagccctgtgtcaggcagtgcgAGGACTCCCGCGTCGTCATCCAGCCTCCTGCCGTGCTGGTCACCCTGCCAggacccatcctcagctccttcccccagaacaccgCCGTTGGATCCTCCGCATCAGCTGCCGTGGGCAGCAACCTCAGCGCCCAGGGAGTGCCCATCTCCTCCGGCGGCTTCGGAGGCTTTGGCCTTGGAGGCTTTGGCTTCGGAggcctgggctgcatcaacgGCGGAAGAGCCTGCTACCCCTGCTAA
- the LOC116486644 gene encoding feather keratin 1-like — protein sequence MSCYDICRPCGPTPLANSCNEPCVRQCEDSRVVIQPPTVLVTLPGPILSSFPQNTAVGSSASAAVGSNLSAQGVPISSGDFGGFGLGGFGLGGLGCFSGRRACYPC from the coding sequence atgtcctgctacgaCATCTGCCGCCCCTGCGGACCCACCCCGCTGGCtaacagctgcaacgagccctgtgtcaggcagtgcgAGGACTCCCGCGTCGTCATCCAGCCTCCTACCGTGCTGGTCACCCTGCCAggacccatcctcagctccttcccccagaacaccgCTGTTGGATCCTCCGCATCAGCTGCCGTGGGCAGCAACCTCAGCGCCCAGGGAGTGCCCATCTCCTCCGGCGACTTCGGAGGCTTTGGACTTGGAGGCTTTGGCCTGGGAGGCCTGGGCTGCTTCTCTGGCAGAAGAGCCTGCTACCCCTGCTAA
- the LOC116486601 gene encoding feather beta keratin-like, whose translation MSCYDICRPCGPTPLANSCNEPCVRQCEDSRVVIQPPTVLVTLPGPILSSFPQNTAVGSSASAAVGSNLSAQGVPVSSGGFGGFGLGGFGFGGLGCINGGRACYPC comes from the coding sequence atgtcctgctacgaTATCTGCCGCCCCTGCGGACCCACCCCGCTGGCtaacagctgcaacgagccctgtgtcaggcagtgcgAGGACTCCCGCGTCGTCATCCAGCCTCCTACCGTGCTGGTCACCCTGCCAGGACCCAttctcagctccttcccccagaacaccgCTGTTGGATCCTCCGCATCAGCTGCCGTGGGCAGCAACCTCAGCGCCCAGGGAGTGCCCGTCTCCTCCGGCGGCTTCGGAGGCTTTGGCCTTGGAGGCTTTGGCTTCGGAggcctgggctgcatcaacgGCGGAAGAGCCTGCTACCCCTGCTAA